One Candidatus Kapaibacterium sp. genomic window carries:
- a CDS encoding T9SS type A sorting domain-containing protein produces MKNVTLCVILLMFAMASVSGARTLKVGASYEFASFTQAANQAVPGDTILFFDSPITQSSYISDLRGTADLPIVITSGTGDYILFSGGGSAFQLSNPANLHISRLAFEGQTQNGVNIDDGGDFSNPALNITIDDCKWLGMNASGNNDCLKMSGVVNFSITNCSFANGSAGGSIIDMVGCHDGIIENNVFRNGGSNSIQAKGGTKNIQISRNLFINGGLRALNIGGSTGMEYFRPLDAPAESEEIIVFANIFFGSQAPFAYVGTRNSKVINNTIINPEKWVIRILRENNHAQMQFDAGNEFSNNIVYLSNAAASPSINIGPNTLSESYSFRNNLWYNHENVDWISPNVPVSELNSIRGIDPLFTNLTDSNLIPSQNSVIKGAAYVNNYAKYDYYGNKFGNPPSIGAIEIDVSSIEDNNISPNIIISPNPAQNSININYNNNEKYYIEIININGQIVFEKREIISNENIDISHLANGTYLLLIESGGRKIPKLFIVNR; encoded by the coding sequence ATGAAAAATGTTACTTTATGTGTTATTCTTCTGATGTTTGCAATGGCGAGCGTTTCGGGTGCGAGAACTTTGAAAGTGGGCGCTTCGTATGAATTTGCGAGCTTTACCCAAGCAGCAAATCAAGCTGTCCCGGGCGATACGATTTTGTTTTTCGACAGCCCGATTACACAATCGAGCTATATTTCCGACCTTCGTGGCACTGCGGATTTGCCTATCGTAATCACATCAGGGACTGGCGATTATATTTTGTTCAGCGGTGGTGGCAGTGCCTTTCAATTGTCAAATCCTGCAAATTTGCACATTTCGCGTTTGGCATTCGAAGGGCAAACCCAAAATGGTGTCAATATCGATGACGGTGGCGACTTCAGCAATCCCGCTCTCAACATCACAATTGATGATTGCAAGTGGCTCGGGATGAACGCAAGCGGCAATAATGATTGCTTGAAAATGTCGGGTGTTGTGAATTTCAGCATCACTAATTGTAGCTTTGCGAATGGCTCGGCAGGTGGGAGTATCATTGATATGGTCGGGTGCCACGATGGTATTATCGAAAATAATGTTTTTCGAAACGGTGGCTCTAATTCTATCCAAGCCAAAGGTGGAACAAAAAATATTCAAATCTCTCGCAACTTGTTCATAAATGGTGGCTTGCGAGCTTTGAATATTGGTGGAAGCACAGGAATGGAATACTTCCGTCCTCTTGATGCACCTGCCGAATCGGAGGAAATTATCGTTTTTGCGAATATATTTTTCGGTTCACAAGCTCCTTTTGCTTATGTCGGGACGCGCAATTCGAAAGTCATAAATAATACAATAATTAATCCCGAAAAATGGGTGATCAGGATTTTACGTGAAAATAATCATGCTCAGATGCAATTTGATGCAGGCAATGAATTTTCAAATAATATTGTCTATTTGTCTAATGCTGCTGCATCGCCTTCAATAAATATTGGTCCAAATACATTATCCGAATCATATTCTTTTAGAAATAATCTTTGGTACAATCATGAAAATGTTGATTGGATTTCGCCAAATGTTCCGGTTTCAGAATTAAACAGTATCCGCGGTATTGACCCACTGTTTACAAATTTAACGGATTCAAATTTAATTCCCTCGCAAAATTCTGTTATAAAAGGGGCAGCTTACGTAAATAATTACGCTAAATATGATTATTATGGCAATAAATTCGGCAATCCTCCTTCGATTGGTGCTATTGAAATTGATGTCAGCAGTATCGAAGATAATAATATTTCGCCAAATATAATAATTAGTCCAAATCCGGCTCAAAATTCAATTAATATTAATTATAATAATAATGAAAAATATTATATCGAAATAATTAATATTAACGGACAAATTGTTTTTGAAAAAAGAGAAATAATTTCCAATGAAAATATTGATATTTCACATTTGGCAAACGGAACATATTTGCTTTTAATTGAATCCGGTGGAAGAAAAATTCCCAAACTTTTTATAGTTAATCGTTAA
- a CDS encoding GIY-YIG nuclease family protein, giving the protein MKKGYVYIMASKRNGTLYTGVTSDLFKRVYEHKNNLIDGFTKKYSVHNLVYFEDCGNIVSAIEREKQIKGFLRAKKITLIESINPEWYDLSEEWFLDSSLRSE; this is encoded by the coding sequence ATGAAAAAGGGATATGTTTATATCATGGCGTCTAAAAGAAATGGAACCTTATATACAGGTGTCACGTCTGATTTATTTAAAAGAGTCTATGAACATAAGAACAACTTGATTGATGGGTTTACAAAAAAATATTCAGTTCATAATCTTGTTTACTTTGAAGATTGCGGAAATATTGTAAGTGCAATTGAAAGAGAAAAGCAAATTAAAGGTTTTTTAAGAGCTAAAAAAATAACACTTATAGAATCAATTAATCCTGAATGGTATGATTTAAGTGAAGAGTGGTTTCTGGATTCTTCACTTCGTTCAGAATGA
- the acs gene encoding acetate--CoA ligase, translating to MGEIELTGDVYYPSPETIANANLKDRSEFDKRAEQDYEGFWADFANELDWFQKWDKVIDDSEKPFYKWFTGGRTNISYNCLDRHVKTYRRNKLALIWEGEDGEHRTMSYFRLHNDVCRFANLLKSMAVKKGDRVTIYMGRTPEIIIAMLACARIGAVHSVVYGGFSVESLTERIEDSQSRVLIVADGAYQRGKIVKLKDIADEALQRAGTVEHVIVVKRTGHQVYMEPGRDMWYHELIKLPIANQPCVVEETSSEDPLFILYTSGTTGKPKAILHTHGGYMVGTYVTTKYYLDVQDSDRIWCTADPGWITGHSYIVYGPLLNGATIFMYEGAPYHPYPNRWWQMIEKYGINILYTAPTAIRGFMRFGDSWANRHDLSSLRILGSVGEPINPEAWKWYYRVIGRERCPVIDTWWQTETGMHMISPFPTMPLKPGSGSLPFPGIKMEVVDEQGNPVKANEEGYLIIKTPWPAMVRTIFNDPQRMVDQYWTKYPGAYMTGDSAKIDEDGYIWVIGRVDDVIKVSGYRLGTAEIESAFVSHHAVAEAAAIGVPHEIKGNVIYAYIILKQNQQPSDELIEDLRKHIAHEVGPIAKPQHIEFVDKLPKTRSGKIMRRVLKAQAMGEDPGNLSTLEE from the coding sequence ATGGGAGAAATTGAATTGACTGGCGATGTTTATTATCCGTCGCCGGAAACTATTGCCAATGCGAATTTGAAAGACAGAAGCGAATTCGACAAACGGGCAGAGCAAGATTACGAAGGCTTTTGGGCAGATTTTGCCAATGAATTGGATTGGTTCCAAAAGTGGGACAAGGTGATTGATGATTCCGAAAAGCCCTTCTACAAGTGGTTTACAGGTGGACGCACCAACATTTCGTATAATTGCTTGGATAGACACGTCAAGACTTACCGCCGTAACAAATTGGCGCTAATCTGGGAAGGCGAAGACGGCGAACACCGCACTATGTCCTATTTCAGGTTGCACAATGACGTTTGCCGATTTGCCAATCTACTAAAAAGCATGGCTGTCAAAAAAGGCGACCGCGTTACGATTTACATGGGCAGAACGCCTGAAATTATCATCGCAATGCTTGCATGTGCCCGTATCGGTGCCGTGCATTCAGTTGTTTACGGTGGTTTTTCGGTCGAATCGCTAACCGAACGAATCGAAGACAGCCAATCGCGTGTCTTAATTGTTGCCGATGGAGCCTATCAACGCGGCAAAATCGTGAAACTCAAGGATATAGCCGACGAAGCTTTGCAGAGAGCAGGCACAGTTGAGCACGTCATCGTAGTCAAACGCACAGGGCACCAAGTTTACATGGAGCCCGGCAGAGATATGTGGTACCACGAATTAATCAAATTGCCGATTGCAAATCAACCATGCGTAGTTGAGGAAACTTCGTCCGAAGACCCGCTTTTCATTTTATATACTTCAGGCACAACCGGCAAACCCAAGGCGATTTTGCACACTCATGGCGGATATATGGTCGGGACTTATGTCACGACAAAGTATTATCTCGATGTTCAGGATTCCGATAGAATCTGGTGCACAGCCGACCCTGGCTGGATTACCGGACACAGCTATATCGTTTACGGACCACTGCTCAATGGAGCGACTATTTTTATGTACGAGGGGGCGCCCTACCATCCATACCCTAATCGCTGGTGGCAAATGATCGAAAAATACGGGATTAACATACTTTATACTGCTCCAACGGCGATTCGCGGATTTATGCGTTTCGGAGATTCGTGGGCAAACCGTCACGATTTATCGTCACTTCGCATTCTTGGCTCTGTCGGCGAACCAATCAATCCCGAAGCCTGGAAATGGTACTACAGAGTTATAGGTCGCGAGCGTTGCCCCGTAATAGATACATGGTGGCAAACTGAAACCGGAATGCACATGATTTCCCCCTTCCCAACAATGCCTTTGAAGCCCGGCTCAGGTTCATTGCCATTCCCGGGAATCAAAATGGAAGTCGTTGATGAGCAAGGAAATCCGGTAAAAGCAAATGAGGAAGGATATTTGATTATCAAAACTCCGTGGCCCGCTATGGTTCGCACTATATTCAACGACCCTCAGCGGATGGTTGACCAATATTGGACTAAATATCCCGGGGCGTACATGACCGGTGACAGCGCCAAAATTGACGAAGATGGCTACATCTGGGTTATCGGCAGAGTGGATGACGTTATAAAAGTGTCCGGTTACAGGCTCGGCACCGCTGAAATCGAAAGTGCTTTCGTCAGCCATCATGCCGTGGCTGAAGCTGCCGCAATCGGTGTGCCGCACGAAATTAAAGGGAATGTGATTTATGCATATATCATTTTGAAGCAAAATCAACAGCCAAGCGATGAACTAATCGAAGATTTACGCAAGCATATTGCTCATGAGGTTGGTCCGATAGCCAAACCGCAGCATATCGAATTTGTAGATAAATTACCCAAAACTCGAAGCGGTAAAATCATGCGACGAGTGCTCAAAGCTCAAGCGATGGGAGAAGACCCGGGCAATCTTTCGACACTTGAGGAGTAG
- a CDS encoding acetate--CoA ligase family protein codes for MIVNELIAPKSIVIIGASNDVEKPGGKILKNIIDGGFRGKLSAVNPKEEIVQGVRCFKDVAEIDNVELAILAIPAKFCLPTIEILAKSKGTKAFIILSAGFSEFGESGKKLEQQIVKVVESVGGTLIGPNCIGVMTPHYKGVFAGLVPQLSNRGCDLVSASGATIAFILEMAVPRGLMFNSILSVGNSAQIGVEEILQYWDETYDEKTSAKVKLFYLEQIKKPEKLLKHCRSLIMKGCRIAAIKAGTTEAGSRAVSSHTGALAGSDAAVDALFRKAGVVRCFSRQELFYVGGVLLHKQLEGPNIAVITHAGGSGVMLTDSLAKGGLNIPKIEGPAADELLAQLYHGSSVSNPIDFLATGTADQLGTILEYVDREFDNIDGSVVIFGTTGMFDVTGVYDVLHEKMKWCKKPIYPCLPSVVQAEKAVKHFLSLGRVDFTDEVAIGNALTKVYHTPKPAKEFDLPTIDVATIRQIIESSDSGYLSPDKIQTLLDASGIPRVPEKLANTAELAVQYAEELGYPIVMKVVGPVHKTDVGGVVLNIRHPDIIRKEFDRMIEIKDCTSVLLQPMFNGTELFVGAMKEPDFGHIILLGLGGIFIEVLKDVASGLAPISKEEALKMMSELKSYKLIEGVRKREGVNKEIWADIIERLSALLAAAPEIVELDLNPLLGKSDSVIAVDGRIRIERE; via the coding sequence ATGATAGTAAATGAATTGATTGCTCCTAAGAGCATAGTGATAATTGGGGCTTCGAACGATGTTGAAAAGCCGGGTGGTAAGATACTGAAAAATATTATTGATGGCGGCTTCCGAGGGAAATTATCCGCTGTCAATCCAAAAGAGGAAATCGTGCAGGGTGTGCGGTGCTTCAAGGATGTCGCTGAAATTGACAATGTCGAATTGGCGATTTTGGCTATTCCGGCTAAATTTTGCCTCCCAACTATAGAAATCCTTGCCAAATCTAAAGGTACGAAGGCTTTCATAATTTTGTCAGCCGGATTTAGCGAATTTGGCGAATCGGGCAAAAAGCTCGAACAACAAATCGTCAAAGTGGTGGAAAGCGTTGGTGGAACTCTAATCGGACCGAATTGCATCGGTGTGATGACTCCTCATTACAAGGGCGTTTTTGCAGGATTAGTGCCCCAACTCAGCAACAGAGGTTGCGATTTGGTTTCAGCTTCGGGGGCTACAATCGCTTTCATACTCGAAATGGCAGTGCCACGCGGATTGATGTTCAACAGCATCTTATCTGTCGGCAATAGCGCCCAAATCGGTGTTGAGGAAATTCTCCAGTATTGGGACGAAACATACGACGAAAAAACAAGCGCCAAAGTGAAGTTATTCTACCTTGAGCAAATCAAAAAGCCCGAAAAACTTCTCAAACATTGCCGCTCCTTGATTATGAAGGGTTGCAGGATTGCAGCAATCAAAGCCGGAACGACAGAAGCCGGTTCCCGTGCCGTTTCATCGCATACAGGTGCTTTGGCAGGTTCTGATGCAGCGGTTGATGCACTGTTCCGTAAAGCCGGAGTGGTGCGATGTTTCTCGCGTCAAGAGCTTTTCTATGTAGGCGGAGTTTTGCTTCACAAGCAATTGGAAGGTCCCAACATTGCCGTTATTACCCATGCAGGAGGCTCCGGAGTGATGCTGACTGACTCTTTAGCTAAAGGTGGCTTGAACATCCCCAAGATTGAAGGTCCGGCAGCAGATGAACTTTTAGCCCAACTTTATCATGGCTCGTCGGTTTCAAATCCGATTGACTTCCTCGCTACCGGAACAGCCGACCAACTCGGCACTATTCTGGAATACGTGGATAGGGAATTTGATAATATTGACGGCTCAGTTGTCATCTTCGGCACAACCGGAATGTTCGACGTGACGGGTGTTTACGATGTTCTTCACGAAAAAATGAAATGGTGCAAAAAGCCGATTTACCCCTGTTTGCCATCAGTTGTCCAAGCCGAAAAAGCGGTCAAGCACTTTTTGTCGCTCGGCAGAGTTGATTTTACTGACGAAGTCGCTATCGGCAACGCACTCACCAAAGTTTATCACACGCCTAAACCCGCGAAAGAATTCGATTTGCCGACAATTGACGTCGCGACTATTCGCCAAATTATCGAATCCAGCGATTCCGGTTACCTAAGCCCCGATAAAATCCAAACCTTGCTTGACGCATCGGGGATTCCGCGCGTACCGGAAAAGCTGGCAAATACTGCCGAGTTAGCCGTGCAATACGCCGAAGAATTGGGCTATCCAATCGTGATGAAAGTTGTAGGACCTGTGCACAAGACTGACGTCGGCGGAGTTGTGCTCAATATCCGTCACCCCGACATCATCCGCAAAGAATTTGATAGAATGATTGAAATAAAAGATTGCACAAGCGTCTTGCTCCAACCGATGTTCAACGGCACCGAGCTATTCGTAGGGGCAATGAAAGAACCCGACTTCGGGCATATCATTTTGCTTGGTCTCGGCGGAATATTCATCGAAGTGCTGAAAGATGTCGCTTCGGGCTTGGCTCCAATCAGCAAAGAGGAAGCGCTGAAAATGATGAGCGAACTGAAATCATACAAACTAATTGAAGGTGTGCGCAAGCGAGAAGGTGTAAACAAGGAAATTTGGGCTGATATTATTGAGCGGCTCAGTGCTTTGCTCGCAGCCGCACCCGAAATCGTCGAGCTCGATTTGAACCCGCTATTAGGCAAATCCGACTCTGTAATCGCCGTTGACGGCAGAATCAGAATAGAACGGGAGTAA